The stretch of DNA AAATAGAACTCGGTAAAGCCTGCGGACTTCAAGTGGGTGCAGCAGTTGTTGCAATTACTGTGTAACAGTTTTTGTGTATGAAAACACAAAGACTTTGTTTTTTACCCAAAAATGAACCACCTGGATGTGTGGTATTACAACGATAACAAGAAGGGAGGAATAATCGATGCCTACAATTAACCAATTGGTACGTAAGCCTCGTAAATCCAAAACAGTCAAATCTGGCTCACCAGCATTGAACAAAGGGTATAACAGCTCTAAAAAAACGTTAACAAACGTTAGTTCACCGCAAAAACGTGGGGTTTGTACTCGTGTTGGTACAATGACACCAAAAAAACCAAACTCAGCGCTTCGTAAATATGCGCGTGTACGTTTAACTAACCTAATTGAGGTTACTGCGTACATCCCGGGTGAAGGTCATAACCTTCAAGAACATAGTGTTGTTCTAATCCGTGGAGGACGAGTTAAAGATTTACCGGGTGTTCGTTACCATATCGTACGTGGTGCTCTTGATACTGCCGGTGTAAACGGTCGTATGCAAAGCCGCTCACTATACGGTACTAAACGCCCTAAAGTTAAAAAAAGCTAATTAAAAATAAAACTATAGATCTCATCGAAAGGAGGAAAACACATGCCTCGTAAAGGTCCTGTTTCCAAACGTGACGTGTTACCAGATCCAATTTATAATTCAAAACTTGTAACTCGTTTAATCAATAAAATGATGGTAGATGGTAAAAGAGGTACTTCTCAAAAAATTCTTTATGGAGCGTTTGAACTTGTTCAAGAACGTTCAGGTAAAGATCCTTTGGAAGTATTTGATGCAGCATTAGCTAACATCATGCCAGTACTTGAAGTTAAAGCTCGCCGTGTTGGTGGTTCTAACTATCAGGTGCCAATCGAAGTTCGTCCAGAACGCCGTTCTACATTAGGTCTTCGCTACCTAGTTAACTATTCTCGTCTTCGTGGGGAGAAAACTATGGAAGAGCGTTTAGCTAATGAAATTCTTGACGCTTCTAACAACACAGGTGCTTCTGTGAAGAAACGTGAAGATATGCACAAAATGGCGGAAGCGAACAAAGCATTCGCTCATTACCGCTGGTAGGATTTTTCATCCACTAATCATTCTAATTTGAGATGGAAGGAGAAATACAAAATGGCTAGAGAATTCTCCTTAGAGAATACACGTAACATCGGTATCATGGCCCATATTGATGCTGGTAAAACAACTACTACAGAGCGTATTCTTTATTACACTGGTAAAATCCATAAAATTGGTGAAACGCACGAAGGTGCATCACAAATGGACTGGATGGAGCAAGAGCAAGAGCGTGGAATCACGATCACTTCTGCTGCAACAACAGCTGCATGGAAAGGCCACCGCGTAAACATCATCGATACTCCAGGTCACGTAGACTTCACTGTTGAAGTTGAACGTTCACTTCGCGTACTTGATGGTGCTGTAACGGTTCTTGATGCACAATCTGGTGTTGAACCACAAACTGAAACAGTATGGCGCCAAGCTACAACATACGGCGTACCACGTATTGTTTTCATTAACAAAATGGATAAATTGGGTGCAGACTTCTTGTATTCTGTAGGAACTCTACACGAGCGTCTTCAAGCGAACGCGCATCCAGTACAACTTCCAATTGGTACAGAAGAAGATTTCAGTGCAATTATCGACCTTATTGAAATGAATGCTACTTTCTACGGTAACGAAGATGGTACTGCAATTACAGAAGGCGAAATTCCTGAATCACATAAAGCTCAAGCTGCAGAATATCGTGAGAAATTAATCGAAGCGGTAGCTAGCGTTGACGAAAATCTTATGGAGAAATACCTAGAAGGTGAAGAAATCTCAAATGCAGAGTTGAAAGCGGCTATCCGTAAAGCAACAATCGCAGTTGAATTCTACCCAGTTATTTGTGGTTCAGCATTCAAACACAAAGGTGTTCGAAAAATGCTTGACGCAGTAGTTGATTATCTTCCAGCTCCAACAGACGTACCAGCAATAAAAGGTATCTTACCTGATTCTGATGAAGAAGTTGTTCGTGAATCTAACGACTCACAACCATTCTCTGCATTAGCATTCAAAGTAATGACTGACCCTTATGTTGGTAAATTAACATTCTTCCGTGTGTACTCTGGTGTTCTTGAATCAGGTTCATACGTACAAAACTCTACAAAAGGTAAACGTGAGCGCGTAGGTCGTATCTTACAAATGCACGCGAATAGCCGTGAAGAGATTTCTAAAGTTTTTTCTGGTGATATCGCTGCTGCTGTTGGTCTTAAAGACACTACAACAGGTGATACTCTATGTGACGAGAAAAACCAAGTTATTCTTGAATCAATGGAATTCCCAGAGCCAGTTATCTCTTTATCTGTAGAACCGAAGTCAAAAGCTGACCAAGATAAAATGGGTCAAGCTTTACAAAAACTTCAAGAAGAAGATCCTACTTTCCGTGCTCATACTGACACAGAAACTGGACAAACAATCATCTCTGGTATGGGTGAACTTCACCTTGATATCTTAGTTGACCGTATGCGCCGTGAATTTAAAGTAGAAGCTAACGTTGGTGCTCCAATGGTATCTTACCGTGAGACATTCCGTGAGTCTGCTCAAGTTGAAGGTAAATTCGTTCGTCAATCAGGTGGTCGTGGTCAATTCGGACACGTTTGGATTGAATTCTCTCCAAACGAAGAAGGAAAAGGCTTTGAATTCGTAAATGGCGTTGTCGGTGGTGTTGTACCACGTGAATACATCCCAGCTGTTGAAGCAGGTCTTCGTGACTCTTTAAACAATGGTGTACTAGCTGGATATCCACTTATCGACATTAAGGCTCGTCTATTTGATGGTTCTTACCATGATGTCGATTCAAATGAAATGGCGTTCAAAATTGCTGCATCTATGGCATTGAAAAACGCAATTTCAAAATGTAAACCAGTTCTTCTTGAGCCAATGATGAAAGTGG from Paenisporosarcina sp. FSL H8-0542 encodes:
- the rpsL gene encoding 30S ribosomal protein S12 gives rise to the protein MPTINQLVRKPRKSKTVKSGSPALNKGYNSSKKTLTNVSSPQKRGVCTRVGTMTPKKPNSALRKYARVRLTNLIEVTAYIPGEGHNLQEHSVVLIRGGRVKDLPGVRYHIVRGALDTAGVNGRMQSRSLYGTKRPKVKKS
- the rpsG gene encoding 30S ribosomal protein S7; this translates as MPRKGPVSKRDVLPDPIYNSKLVTRLINKMMVDGKRGTSQKILYGAFELVQERSGKDPLEVFDAALANIMPVLEVKARRVGGSNYQVPIEVRPERRSTLGLRYLVNYSRLRGEKTMEERLANEILDASNNTGASVKKREDMHKMAEANKAFAHYRW
- the fusA gene encoding elongation factor G, whose product is MAREFSLENTRNIGIMAHIDAGKTTTTERILYYTGKIHKIGETHEGASQMDWMEQEQERGITITSAATTAAWKGHRVNIIDTPGHVDFTVEVERSLRVLDGAVTVLDAQSGVEPQTETVWRQATTYGVPRIVFINKMDKLGADFLYSVGTLHERLQANAHPVQLPIGTEEDFSAIIDLIEMNATFYGNEDGTAITEGEIPESHKAQAAEYREKLIEAVASVDENLMEKYLEGEEISNAELKAAIRKATIAVEFYPVICGSAFKHKGVRKMLDAVVDYLPAPTDVPAIKGILPDSDEEVVRESNDSQPFSALAFKVMTDPYVGKLTFFRVYSGVLESGSYVQNSTKGKRERVGRILQMHANSREEISKVFSGDIAAAVGLKDTTTGDTLCDEKNQVILESMEFPEPVISLSVEPKSKADQDKMGQALQKLQEEDPTFRAHTDTETGQTIISGMGELHLDILVDRMRREFKVEANVGAPMVSYRETFRESAQVEGKFVRQSGGRGQFGHVWIEFSPNEEGKGFEFVNGVVGGVVPREYIPAVEAGLRDSLNNGVLAGYPLIDIKARLFDGSYHDVDSNEMAFKIAASMALKNAISKCKPVLLEPMMKVEVVIPEEYLGDIMGNITSRRGRVEGMDARGNSQVVRSMVPLAEMFGYATTLRSATQGRGVFSMTFDHYEEVPKSISEEIIKKNKG